Part of the Devosia sp. SL43 genome, GATCTGCCCAAGGATGGAATGCGGCCAGCGGGCGCATCCGCCGGCCGATCATCGATTCAGGCTGGATGACAATGTGCGGCCGGAGAGTTTGTATGGGCGGATGGTTTAGGGGCACGCCCTCGTGGTTCGAGGCTCGTGAAGAACTCGCGCCTCACCATGAGGGCTACTCTTCGTTCGGTGTTTCAGCAGCCCTCATGGTGAGGTGCGCCTCTTCGGCGCCTCGAACCACGAGGGCGTGGCACTACCGATGGAAATCCGCCCCGCCGGCCCGGCGGTCCCACTCCCAAGTCTCCCGCCATTCCTTCTCAAGGATAGCGCGGCGCTTGCCGTAGCGGTCGTCGGTGGCGGTCAGGGCGACGATGCGGTCGGTGCGGAAATTGCGGAAGGCGGTGCGCAGGCAGCACCAGGCGGCGATGACCTGCTTGCCCTCGTAATAGGCAAGTTGCACCGGCCAGATGGTGCGCTCGGACGGGTTGCCCCCCTCGTCTTCGTAGGAAATGGTCAGCGCCCTTTCGGTGCGCATCGCCTGGCGCACCTGACCCAGTATCGGCATAGGCTGGCGCGAATTGGCGCTCCACACCGCGACGGGCCAGAGGCCGGTATCGTTGATGCGGTCGCGCAGATCTTCCGGTGAGGCGGTGGCGATCTTGGCGAGCGCGTTGCGGGCGGCCAGGCCCAGCCCATCGTCGGGCTGGGCGCCGACCCAGCGGGCGCCGAGCACCAGCGCTTCCAGCTCCTCGGGCGAGAACATCAGTGGCGGCAGGAAGAAGCCAGGCTTCAGCATGTAACCGA contains:
- a CDS encoding helix-turn-helix transcriptional regulator, whose product is MDKTERLFAVMDALRRHRRPVTAAALAEEQGVSVRTLYRDVQTLIGLGAPIDGEAGVGYMLKPGFFLPPLMFSPEELEALVLGARWVGAQPDDGLGLAARNALAKIATASPEDLRDRINDTGLWPVAVWSANSRQPMPILGQVRQAMRTERALTISYEDEGGNPSERTIWPVQLAYYEGKQVIAAWCCLRTAFRNFRTDRIVALTATDDRYGKRRAILEKEWRETWEWDRRAGGADFHR